A genome region from Tachyglossus aculeatus isolate mTacAcu1 chromosome 1, mTacAcu1.pri, whole genome shotgun sequence includes the following:
- the LOC119932314 gene encoding 28S ribosomal protein S12, mitochondrial-like produces the protein MSWLGLFRAVTTTLNWGLSAARRPMATLNQMHRAGRPKRPPPKLGPTEGRPQLKGVMLKTMTRKPKKPNSANRKCARVRLSTGREAVCFVPGEGHHLQEHHVVLLQGGRTQDLPGVRLTVVRGKHDCGHVQKKTA, from the coding sequence ATGTCCTGGCTGGGCCTGTTCAGAGCGGTGACCACGACCCTAAACTGGGGGCTGTCGGCCGCCCGCCGGCCCATGGCCACCCTGAACCAGATGCACCGGGCGGGGCGGCCCAAGCGGCCGCCCCCAAAGCTGGGCCCCACGGAGGGCCGCCCGCAGCTCAAGGGCGTCATGCTGAAGACCATGACCCGCAAGCCCAAGAAGCCCAACTCGGCCAACCGCAAGTGCGCCCGGGTGCGGCTGAGCACGGGCCGGGAGGCCGTCTGCTTCGTCCCCGGCGAGGGCCACCACCTCCAGGAGCACCACGTGGTCCTGCTGCAGGGCGGCCGCACCCAGGACCTGCCCGGCGTCCGGCTCACCGTCGTCCGTGGCAAGCACGACTGCGGGCACGTGCAGAAGAAGACGGCGTGA